The Medicago truncatula cultivar Jemalong A17 chromosome 4, MtrunA17r5.0-ANR, whole genome shotgun sequence genome includes a region encoding these proteins:
- the LOC25493705 gene encoding pentatricopeptide repeat-containing protein At3g48250, chloroplastic produces the protein MKALESVARNLRFINSLLTIRVTTTRSLHQVSHFSLYTPPPLFIPSPFHDSRFHQTHYVSSKPNSIVELIQTNAWSQGFEKELENCYPSLTHETVVYILKQLDNDPLKASCFFNWVSKKNWFLPSSSLCNLILRILANKDTIEQFWIHLRMMRKKGFYLDRITYRSILEGFRREKMNRDFACLKTFFKNMVEENARQVVFNKVVSVILGSEWGDEVVNELVELKIQFSDSFVIRVLKELRSCPLKGYNFFYWVGKQSGYQHNAVTYNAVARVLARMDSIEEFWSILAEMKSVNYELEIDTYMKITMQFVKNQMMKDAVKLYELMMDGSYEPSVHDCCFLLNAIATSDSPNSDLVFRVAKKYESAGYTLTKEIYDGIHRCLTSVGKFDKAENIVKTMRNGGHEPDNTTYSQLVFGLCKMKRVEEACKVLEEMESSGCIPDNKTWSIFIQGHCAANALDKALLCLSKMIEKDCNPDAAAIDALVDSFLSQEKIDNAYKFLVEMVEICASPRQCTYEKLIQNLLGIGKFEDALDLLCLMRKHKYSPFNKPIVQYVSKFGTVEDAEKFLKAWRKGSPRSHSAYLHVLESFIGEGRLSEVKDLLCKFPSQIKRHKKINEFFSFSGDSDVASAT, from the coding sequence ATGAAAGCGTTAGAATCAGTTGCTCGTAATCTCAGATTCATCAACTCGTTACTCACCATCCGAGTCACTACAACTCGCTCACTCCACCAGGtttctcacttctctctctacACCCCACCACCCCTTTTTATCCCCTCCCCGTTTCACGATTCACGTTTTCATCAAACACACTATGTTTCATCAAAACCCAACTCCATTGTTGAGCTTATTCAAACAAACGCTTGGTCTCAAGGGTTTGAAAAAGAGTTAGAAAATTGTTACCCTTCTTTGACCCATGAAACCGTTGTTTacattttgaaacaattggATAATGACCCATTAAAAGCTTCTTGCTTTTTCAATTGGGTCAGtaagaaaaattggtttttgccAAGTTCTTCATTGTGTAATTTGATTCTTAGGATTTTAGCTAATAAGGATACAATTGAACAATTTTGGATTCATTTAAGGATGATGAGGAAAAAAGGGTTTTATCTTGATCGAATTACGTATAGGTCGATTTTGGAGGGTTTTAGACGAGAGAAAATGAACAGGGATTTCGCTTGtcttaaaactttttttaagaatatggTTGAGGAAAATGCAAGGCAGGTTGTTTTCAACAAGGTGGTTAGTGTGATTTTAGGATCTGAGTGGGGTGATGAGGTTGTGAATGAGCTTGTAGAGCTTAAGATTCAATTTTCGGATAGTTTTGTGATACGGGTTTTGAAAGAGCTTCGAAGTTGTCCTTTAAAGGgttacaactttttttattggGTTGGGAAGCAATCTGGTTATCAACATAATGCTGTGACTTACAATGCAGTTGCTAGAGTTCTTGCTAGGATGGATTCAATTGAGGAGTTTTGGAGTATTCTTGCGGAGATGAAGAGTGTGAATTATGAATTGGAGATTGATACTTATATGAAGATAACAATGCAGTTTGTAAAGAATCAGATGATGAAGGATGCTGTTAAGCTTTACGAGCTTATGATGGATGGTTCATATGAGCCATCGGTTCACGATTGCTGTTTCCTTTTAAACGCTATCGCTACAAGTGATTCACCGAATTCGGATCTTGTTTTCCGGGTAGCCAAGAAATATGAATCCGCAGGGTATACTCTCACCAAGGAAATCTATGATGGAATACACAGGTGTTTGACAAGTGTGGGGAAATTTGACAAAGCTGAAAATATTGTTAAGACTATGAGAAATGGTGGCCATGAACCTGATAATACTACATACAGTCAACTGGTTTTTGGACTTTGTAAGATGAAGAGGGTTGAAGAAGCATGTAAGGTGCTGGAGGAGATGGAATCTAGTGGCTGCATTCCTGATAACAAAACTTGGTCCATCTTTATCCAAGGGCATTGTGCTGCCAATGCATTAGATAAGGCATTACTTTGTTTAAGTAAGATGATTGAAAAAGACTGCAATCCAGATGCTGCTGCGATAGACGCTTTGGTTGATAGCTTTCTTAGTCAAGAGAAAATAGACAACGCATACAAGTTTCTTGTAGAGATGGTTGAGATATGCGCTTCTCCTAGGCAATGTACATACGAGAAATTGATCCAAAACCTGTTAGGAATCGGAAAATTTGAAGATGCACTTGACCTTCTTTGTTTGATGAGGAAACACAAGTACTCTCCATTCAACAAACCAATTGTGCAGTATGTTTCAAAGTTTGGGACCGTGGAGGATGCTGAGAAATTCCTGAAGGCATGGAGAAAGGGAAGTCCTAGGTCCCATTCCGCCTATCTTCATGTTTTGGAATCTTTCATCGGAGAAGGTAGACTCTCTGAGGTCAAAGATCTATTGTGCAAGTTTCCTTCGCAGATAAAGAGACATAAAAAGATCAATGAATTTTTTAGCTTCAGTGGAGACTCGGATGTTGCCAGTGCTACTTGA
- the LOC25493706 gene encoding pentatricopeptide repeat-containing protein At3g48250, chloroplastic, which yields MNRMKAITTSLKFLKSSSSSSRATQVLATGYQVSHFSSSSFSLPMLNRSHNLLPFHNSHKKHYFSSKPNSILERVYTNDWSEELEKEFEECRESLTHETVVYVLKRLDNNPLKVFTFFNWVSEKEWFMASSSAYSLVLRILARNKNMKEFWIVLKAMKENGFYLDEETHLILSADLKKAKMKSDVVEYSRFYKGMLEQDAMQSVVKKVVGIISGSDWDNEIENELEKVKIQLSDNFVIRVMKELRNSPLKAYKFFHWVGKQSGYLQNTVTYNAVARVLPRMESIEKFWSILEEMKSVGHELDLDTYIKISRQLLNNRMMEDSVKLYEHMMDSSYKPTAPDCIVLLKSLSTKDKPDLDLVFRVTKKFESTGYTLSKAVYDGIHRSLTGAGKFDEAEKIVETMKNAGYEPDNITYSQLIFGFCKTRRFKEALKVIDHMQAINLWVDIKTWTILIQGYCDAGELDGALLGLYKMMEKSSSPDAELLEVLVDGFIKQKRIDDAYKLLLEISGKCHLSPWQATFEKLIDSLLRVRKFEEALDLLRLMKSKQCSPYHEPFASYISKFGTVEDAVEFLKALSIKNYPSQTVYLQIFESLFQEGRLSEAKDLLYRCPHHIRENIKISKLFDSSKSQATESQMAAT from the coding sequence ATGAATCGCATGAAAGCAATAACCACTTCCCTCAAATTcctcaaatcatcatcatcatcatcacgcGCTACACAAGTTCTTGCAACTGGGTACCAGGtttctcatttttcttcttcctccttttCACTTCCTATGTTGAATCGTTCACACAATTTATTACCTTTTCACAACAGTCATAAAAAAcactatttttcttcaaaacccaACTCAATTTTAGAGCGTGTTTACACCAATGATTGGTCTGAAGAGTTAGAGAAAGAATTTGAAGAATGTCGTGAATCATTGACCCATGAAACTGTTGTTTATGTTTTGAAGCGATTGGATAATAACCCTCTTAAAGTTTTCACCTTTTTCAATTGGGTCAGTGAGAAAGAGTGGTTTATGGCTAGTTCTTCGGCTTATAGCTTGGTTCTCAGGATTTTAGCTAGGAATAAGAATATGAAAGAGTTTTGGATTGTTCTTAAGGCTATGAAGGAAAATGGGTTTTATTTAGATGAAGAGACACATTTGATACTTTCGGCAGATTTGAAAAAGGCGAAGATGAAGAGTGATGTTGTTGAGTATTCACGTTTCTATAAAGGGATGCTTGAGCAGGATGCAATGCAGAGTGTTGTCAAAAAGGTGGTTGGTATTATTTCAGGGTCTGATTGGGACAATGAGATTGAGAATGAACTCGAGAAGGTTAAAATTCAACTTTCGGACAATTTCGTGATTAGGGTTATGAAAGAGCTTCGAAATAGTCCTTTAAAGGCTTATAAGTTTTTTCATTGGGTTGGAAAGCAATCTGGTTATCTACAGAATACAGTGACTTATAATGCAGTTGCTAGAGTTCTTCCTAGAATGGAGTCAATTGAGAAGTTTTGGAGTATTCTTGAGGAGATGAAGAGTGTCGGTCATGAATTGGATCTTGATACTTACATTAAGATATCGAGGCAGCTTCTAAATAATAGGATGATGGAGGACAGTGTCAAGCTTTACGAGCATATGATGGATAGTTCATATAAGCCTACAGCTCCGGATTGCATTGTGCTTTTAAAGAGCCTATCTACAAAGGATAAGCCAGATTTGGATTTAGTTTTCAGGGTAACTAAGAAATTTGAGTCAACAGGGTATACTCTTTCCAAGGCAGTCTATGATGGTATTCATAGGTCTTTGACAGGTGCTGGGAAATTTGATGAAGCTGAAAAGATTGTCGAGACCATGAAAAATGCTGGCTACGAACCAGATAACATCACATACAGTCAACTTATTTTCGGATTTTGTAAGACGAGGAGGTTCAAAGAAGCACTTAAGGTAATCGATCATATGCAAGCTATCAATCTTTGGGTTGACATCAAGACTTGGACCATCTTGATCCAAGGGTACTGTGATGCCGGCGAACTAGATGGTGCGTTACTTGGTCTTTATAAGATGATGGAAAAGTCTTCCAGTCCAGATGCTGAATTGTTGGAAGTACTGGTTGATGGTTTTATTAAGCAAAAGAGAATAGACGATGCATACAAGTTGCTTCTAGAGATATCTGGCAAGTGTCATTTAAGTCCATGGCAAGCTACATTCGAGAAACTGATTGATAGTCTATTAAGAGTCAGAAAGTTTGAGGAGGCGCTCGACCTTCTTCGTTTGATGAAGTCTAAACAATGCTCTCCATACCATGAACCATTTGCATCATATATTTCGAAGTTTGGGACCGTGGAGGATGCTGTGGAATTCCTGAAAGCATTGAGTATAAAAAATTACCCATCTCAAACAGTTTACCTCCAAATTTTTGAATCCTTATTTCAAGAAGGTAGACTTTCAGAGGCCAAAGATCTATTGTACAGGTGTCCTCACCATATCCGGGAAAATATTAAAATCTCCAAACTTTTTGATTCATCCAAGAGTCAGGCGACCGAGAGTCAAATGGCTGCTACTTGA
- the LOC112420935 gene encoding inverted formin-2-like produces MVSISKIAFSIPMLLIVFVALQFTNGQILPPIFPPIIPPIVPPVGGVISPVFPPIIPSIVPQVGGIIPPVIPPFVPLVGGVIPPIVPPVGGIIPLIVPPIGGVIPPIVPPVGGIIPPIVPPIGGNTPPNSSM; encoded by the coding sequence ATGGTTTCAATCTCCAAAATTGCTTTCTCAATTCCAATGTTACtaattgtttttgttgcttTGCAGTTCACAAATGGTCAAATTCTTCCTCCGATTTTTCCTCCAATCATTCCTCCGATTGTTCCTCCAGTAGGCGGGGTCATTTCTCCGGTTTTTCCTCCAATCATTCCTTCGATTGTTCCTCAAGTAGGCGGGATCATTCCTCCAGTCATTCCTCCGTTTGTTCCTCTGGTAGGCGGGGTCATTCCTCCGATTGTTCCTCCCGTAGGAGGGATCATTCCTCTGATTGTTCCTCCAATAGGCGGGGTCATTCCTCCGATTGTTCCTCCTGTAGGTGGTATCATTCCTCCGATTGTTCCTCCAATAGGCGGGAACACTCCTCCAAATTCCTCCATGTAG
- the LOC25493707 gene encoding pentatricopeptide repeat-containing protein At3g48250, chloroplastic: MNRMKAITSSLRYLKSSSLATRVLATRNQVSHFSSSSFSLPLLNRSKDLLCFHNNHQKHYFSSKPNMILERVFTNDWSEELEKELEACRESLTHETVVYVLKRLDKNPIKVFTFFNWVSEKEWFMASSSVYSLVLRVLASNKEMKEFWIVLRAMKEKGFYLDEETYLTISTGLKRENLKSDIVALSHFYKGMLEQNAMQNVVKKVVGIISGSDWDDKVENELEKVKIQLSDNFVIRVMKELRDSPLKAYKFFHWVGKQSGYQQNTVTYNAVARVLPRMESIEEFWSILEEMKSVGHELDLDTYIKISRQLQKNKMMEDAVKLYEHMMDSSYKPSVLDCIMLLKSISASDKPNLDLVFRVAKKFESSGYTLSKAVYDGIHRSLTSAGKFDEAEKIVETMKNAGYEPDNITYSQLIFGLCKTGRFEEALKVIDDMKANNIWVDIKTWTILIQGYCDAGKLDDALFSLYKMIETKDADAELLEVLVEGFLKQKRIDGAYKLLLEISTKCRTCPRQATFKKLIDSLLGVRKFEEALDLLRLMKSKQYPPYHEPFVSHISKFGTMEDAAEFLRVLSLKNYPSHTVYLQIFESLFQEGRLSEAKDLLYKCPHHIRKHSKISELFGSSKSQTAETQATDSQIAAT, translated from the coding sequence ATGAATCGCATGAAAGCAATAACCTCGTCCCTCAGATACCTCAAATCATCATCACTTGCTACACGAGTTCTCGCAACTCGGAACCAGGTttctcacttttcttcttcctctttttcactcCCTCTTTTGAACCGATCCAAAGATTTGTTATGTTTTCACAACAATCATCAAAAAcactatttttcttcaaaacccaACATGATTTTGGAGCGTGTTTTTACCAATGATTGGTCTGAAGAGTTAGAGAAAGAGTTGGAAGCATGTCGTGAATCATTGACTCATGAAACTGTTGTTTATGTTTTGAAGCGATTGGATAAAAACCCAATTAAAGTTTTTACCTTTTTCAATTGGGTCAGTGAGAAAGAGTGGTTTATGGCAAGTTCTTCGGTTTATAGCTTGGTTCTTAGGGTTTTAGCTAGTAATAAGGAGATGAAAGAGTTTTGGATTGTTCTTAGGGCTATGAAGGAAAAAGGGTTTTATTTAGATGAAGAGACGTATTTGACGATTTCTACGGGTTTGAAAAGGGAGAATTTGAAGAGTGATATTGTTGCACTTTCACATTTCTATAAAGGGATGCTTGAGCAAAATGCAATGCAGAATGTTGTTAAAAAGGTGGTTGGCATTATTTCAGGGTCTGATTGGGATGATAAGGTTGAGAATGAACTGGAGAAGGTTAAAATTCAGCTTTCGGATAATTTCGTGATTAGGGTTATGAAAGAGCTTCGAGATAGTCCCTTAAAGGCTTATAAGTTTTTTCATTGGGTTGGGAAGCAATCTGGTTATCAACAGAATACAGTGACTTATAATGCAGTTGCTAGAGTTCTTCCAAGGATGGAATCAATTGAGGAGTTTTGGAGTATTCTTGAGGAGATGAAGAGTGTCGGTCATGAATTGGATCTTGATACTTACATTAAGATATCGAGGCAGCTTCAAAAGAATAAGATGATGGAGGATGCTGTCAAGCTTTATGAGCATATGATGGATAGTTCATATAAGCCTTCAGTTCTGGATTGCATTATGCTTTTAAAGAGCATCTCTGCAAGCGATAAGCCGAATTTGGATTTAGTTTTCAGGGTAGCTAAGAAATTCGAGTCATCAGGGTATACTCTTTCCAAGGCAGTCTATGATGGTATTCATAGGTCTTTGACAAGTGCTGGGAAATTTGATGAAGCTGAAAAGATTGTCGAGACCATGAAAAATGCTGGCTACGAGCCCGATAACATCACCTACAGTCAACTTATTTTCGGACTTTGTAAGACGGGGAGGTTTGAAGAAGCACTTAAGGTAATCGATGATATGAAAGCTAACAATATTTGGGTTGATATCAAGACTTGGACTATCTTGATCCAAGGGTACTGTGATGCCGGCAAACTAGATGATGCGTTATTTAGTCTCTATAAGATGATTGAAACTAAGGATGCAGATGCTGAATTGTTGGAAGTTCTAGTTGAGGGTTTTCTTAAGCAAAAAAGAATCGATGGTGCATACAAGTTGCTTTTAGAGATATCTACTAAGTGTCGTACATGTCCACGTCAAGCTACATTCAAGAAACTGATTGATAGTCTATTAGGAGTCAGAAAGTTTGAGGAGGCACTCGACCTGCTTCGTTTGATGAAGTCTAAACAATACCCTCCATACCATGAACCATTTGTGTCACATATTTCGAAGTTTGGGACCATGGAGGATGCTGCAGAATTCCTGAGGGTGTTGAGTTTAAAAAATTACCCATCCCATACAGTTTACCTTCAAATTTTTGAATCCTTATTTCAAGAAGGTAGACTTTCAGAGGCCAAAGATCTATTGTACAAGTGTCCTCACCATATCAGGAAGCATAGCAAAATCTCGGAACTTTTTGGTTCATCCAAGAGTCAGACGGCAGAGACCCAGGCGACCGATAGTCAGATAGCTGCTACTtga
- the LOC25493709 gene encoding pentatricopeptide repeat-containing protein At3g48250, chloroplastic, with protein MNRVKAITTSLRFLKSSKSLSTPNQVTHFSSFTFSIPLLNHSHDLFRFHNNHQKHCFSSKPNMILERVYTNDWSEELEKELEACRESLTHETVVYVLNRLDKNPIKVFTFFNWVSEKDWFMCHKVGASAFWNNFVIRVMKELRDSPLKAYKFFHWVGKQSGYQQNTVTYNAVARVLPRMESIEEFWSIIEEMKSVGHELDLNTYIKISRKLQKNKMMEDAVKLYEHMMDSSYKPSVLDCIMLLKSISASDKPNLDLVFRVAKKFESSGYTLSKAVYDGIHRSLTSAGKFDEAEKIVETMKNDGYEPDSITYSQLIFGLCKTGRFEEALKAFDDMKANNIRVNIKSTNIHVFTNKPALVFSL; from the exons ATGAATCGCGTGAAAGCAATAACTACTTCCCTCAGATTcctcaaatcatcaaaatcactcTCTACTCCGAATCAGGTTACTCACTTCTCTTCTTTCACTTTTTCAATCCCTCTTTTGAATCATTCACACGATCTATTCCGTTTTCACAACAATCATCAAAAACActgtttttcttcaaaacccaACATGATTTTAGAGCGTGTTTACACCAACGATTGGTCTGAAGAGTTAGAGAAAGAGTTGGAAGCATGTCGTGAATCATTGACCCATGAAActgttgtttatgttttaaatcGATTGGATAAAAACCCAATTAAAGTTTTTACCTTTTTCAATTGGGTTAGTGAGAAAGATTGGTTTATGT GTCACAAAGTAGGAGCATCAGCTTTTTGGAATAATTTCGTGATTAGGGTTATGAAAGAGCTTCGAGATAGTCCCTTAAAGGCTTATAAGTTTTTTCATTGGGTTGGGAAGCAATCTGGTTATCAACAGAATACAGTGACTTATAATGCAGTTGCTAGAGTTCTTCCAAGGATGGAATCAATTGAGGAGTTTTGGAGTATTATTGAGGAGATGAAGAGTGTCGGTCATGAATTGGATCTTAATACTTACATTAAGATATCGAGGAAGCTTCAAAAGAATAAGATGATGGAGGATGCTGTCAAGCTTTATGAGCATATGATGGATAGTTCATATAAGCCTTCAGTTCTGGATTGCATTATGCTTTTAAAGAGCATCTCTGCAAGCGATAAGCCGAATTTGGATTTAGTTTTCAGGGTAGCTAAGAAATTCGAGTCATCAGGGTATACTCTTTCCAAGGCAGTCTATGATGGTATTCATAGGTCTTTGACAAGTGCTGGGAAATTTGATGAAGCTGAAAAGATTGTCGAGACCATGAAAAATGATGGCTACGAGCCAGATAGCATCACCTACAGTCAACTTATTTTCGGACTTTGTAAGACGGGGAGGTTTGAAGAAGCACTTAAGGCATTCGATGATATGAAAGCTAACAATATTCGGGTTAATATCAAGTCGACGAATATACATGTGTTCACCAACAAGCCGGccctagttttctctctctag
- the LOC25493711 gene encoding protein JOKA2 has translation MDSSLVIKAKYGDALRRFNVRVDENNRLDLNMVGLRSKICSIYNFPADVNLTLRYVDEDGDLVNLVDDDDLHDVMRQQLKFLKIDVQMINQSGAKSDAGGSSGSATPLSYPPVSDPFLNFVKADALQALPEPIREALYSSFSKAASSNPVLANIADSISKIGQSILNPQGQSHVASGTSSKNGLPSESVTPKAKGPQSPCVDSAPIAGDYARSSGTAIPLRSPGNVVKTNVSNSVLQEALSNLSLSKPASSRQVPSNSTDSIPQTGQSTVKSHYWGPPVAIGTSSKNDASGQVESKNTGVAPVDLNVLPCDPYSSTNVNRVSPSSAVPVSDDKGKSSIDDKGNFVFPNNNATKNPTLGFSAPIDCPFSGTHTLHSMPPPLGNFRISPFKRSHAHSDALNGMFHKGVRCDGCGVYPITGPRFKSKVKENYDLCIICFNEMGNQIDYIRMDRPASFRSPRCSYQNTKEFRHPKIPPPIFKTGPLSKHAKSKLDSRFILDVNVIDGTMMAPSTAFTKIWRMRNNGTSVWPKGTQLVWIGGDKLSDSLSVDLEVPEDGVSVEKELDIAVDFRAPQLPGRYISYWRMASLSGHKFGQRVWVLIQVDASLKDSFYDSSQGLNLNIPLGVGSSEGPRVIDINVQPIEDDVFHQPQNPNAPPEPVNQMVDKEQWEELGNEFPTNETSFVGPAASAPAISASPSSISYPIIDFSGTAPAVPSFSGTAPAATPFSGTAPAATPFSGTAPAAPSSSGTAPAAPSFSGTAPAFHSNQQTSTLDALSSSQSMDNDLVEEALLKELEAMGFKQVDLNKEVLRMTDYNLEQSIDELCGVLDWDPLLQELHEMGFRDKETNRRLLMKNDGSIKRVVMDLLNGE, from the exons ATGGATTCTTCTCTCGTTATCAAG GCGAAATATGGAGATGCCCTTAGGCGCTTCAATGTTCGTGTGGATGAGAACAATCGGTTGGATCTTAACATGGTTGGGTTGAGGTCTAAGATATGTTCTATTTACAATTTCCCTGCTGATGTGAATCTAACTCTGAGATATGTTGATGAGGATGGCGACTTGGTGAATCttgtggatgatgatgatttgcatGATGTGATGAGACAGCAATTAAAATTCTTGAAAATTGATGTCCAGATGATCAATCAATCTGGTGCTAAATCTGATGCTGGTGGCTCTAGTGGGAGTGCCACCCCTTTGTCATATCCTCCTGTCTCAGACCCTTTCCTGAACTTTGTTAAAGCTGATGCTTTGCAAGCTCTGCCGGAGCCAATACGCGAGGCTCTTTATTCATCATTTTCCAAGGCTGCATCTTCAAATCCAGTGCTAGCAAATATTGCTGATTCAATTTCCAAAATTGGACAGTCCATTCTAAACCCTCAAGGCCAATCTCACGTTGCAAGTGGTACAAGCTCAAAAAACGGCCTTCCCAGTGAATCTGTCACTCCTAAAGCAAAAGGTCCGCAGTCTCCATGTGTGGATTCTGCTCCCATTGCCGGTGACTATGCTAGATCTAGTGGAACTGCCATCCCCTTAAGATCTCCTGGGAATGTTGTTAAAACTAATGTTTCAAATTCTGTGCTACAGGAGGCTCTTTCTAATTTGTCACTTTCAAAACCTGCATCTTCGAGACAAGTGCCTTCTAATTCCACTGATTCGATTCCTCAGACTGGACAATCTACTGTGAAATCCCATTACTGGGGGCCACCTGTTGCAATTGGTACAAGCTCAAAGAATGATGCCAGTGGACAGGTGGAGTCTAAAAATACTGGAGTTGCCCCAGTTGATCTCAATGTTCTTCCATGTGATCCCTATTCATCGACTAACGTAAATAGAGTATCACCTTCATCAGCAGTCCCTGTTAGTGATGACAAGGGTAAATCGTCTATTGATGACAAGGGCAATTTTGTCTTTCCAAATAACAATGCAACCAAGAACCCTACTTTAGGTTTCAGTGCTCCTATTGACTGTCCATTTTCTGGGACACATACTCTTCATTCAATGCCACCTCCTCTGGGAAACTTTCGTATTTCTCCATTTAAAAGGAGCCATGCTCACTCTGATGCATTGAATGGCATGTTTCACAAGGGGGTCCGTTGTGATGGTTGTGGAGTGTATCCAATAACCGGACCTCGTTTCAAATCCAAAGT AAAAGAAAACTATGATCTATGCATCATTTGCTTCAATGAAATGGGTAATCAGATTGATTATATCAGAATGGACCGTCCTGCATCTTTTCGTTCCCCAAGATGTTCATATCAGAATACCAAAGAATTT AGACACCCAAAGATACCACCCCCTATTTTTAAAACAGGTCCTCTATCAAAGCATGCAAAGTCTAAGCTAGACAGTCGGTTCATTTTGGATGTTAATGTCATAGATGGAACAATGATGGCTCCGTCTACTGCATTCACAAAGATCTGGCGGATGCGCAACAATGGCACTTCAGTGTGGCCAAAGGGAACTCAACTTGTTTGGATTGGAGGTGACAAATTAAGTGACTCCCTTTCTGTTGACTTAGAG GTTCCTGAGGACGGTGTATCCGTGGAGAAAGAACTTGACATTGCAGTTGATTTTAGAGCACCCCAGTTACCTGGCAGATACATATCATACTGGAGGATGGCATCTCTCTCTGGACATAAATTTGGCCAACGTGTTTGGGTCCTTATACAG GTCGATGCATCTCTCAAGGACTCATTTTATGATAGCTCGCAAGGTCTGAACTTGAATATTCCCCTTGGTGTTGGTAGTTCTGAAGGGCCTCGGGTTATAGATATCAATGTTCAACCTATTGAGGATGATGTTTTTCATCAACCTCAAAATCCCAATGCTCCCCCTGAACCTGTGAATCAAATGGTTGATAAGGAACAATGGGAGGAATTGGGAAATGAATTTCCTACAAATGAAACTAGCTTTGTTGGCCCTGCTGCCTCAGCCCCTGCAATTTCAGCGTCTCCTTCATCTATTTCTTACCCCATTATTGATTTCTCTGGCACAGCCCCAGCTGTTCCCTCTTTCTCTGGCACAGCCCCAGCTGCTACGCCTTTCTCTGGCACAGCCCCAGCTGCTACGCCTTTCTCTGGCACAGCCCCAGCTGCTCCCTCTTCCTCTGGCACAGCCCCAGCTGCTCCCTCTTTCTCTGGCACAGCCCCAGCTTTTCACTCCAATCAGCAAACCTCAACTTTGGATGCACTTTCATCATCTCAAAGCATGGATAATGATCTTGTGGAAGAGGCTCTCCTTAAAGAGCTTGAGGCTATGGGTTTTAAGCAGGTTGATTTAAACAAAGAGGTTCTGAGAATGACAGATTACAATCTAGAGCAGTCAATTGATGAACTCTGCGGTGTTCTTGATTGGGATCCTCTCCTTCAAGAGCTACACGAAATG GGTTTCCGTGACAAAGAAACAAACAGGAGGCTACTGATGAAAAACGATGGAAGCATCAAACGTGTTGTTATGGATTTACTCAATGGAGAGTAG